The sequence CTCATCGTCGACGACTCGATCGTGCGCGGCACGACCTCGCAGCAGATCGTGCAGATGGCCCGCGACGCGGGCGCCAACGAGGTGACCTTCACGTCGGCCGCACCGCCCGTGCGCTACCCGCACGTGTACGGCATCAACATGCCGAGCCGTCAGGAGCTCATCGCGCACGGCCGCAAGATCCCCGAGATCGGCGCCGAGCTCGGCGCGGACCACATGATCTACCAGGAGGTCGCCGACCTGCAGGCGGCGATCACCGAGGGCACCTCGATCACCGAGCTCGACCTGTCGTGCTTCACCGGCGAGTACGTGACCGGCACGGTCACCGAGGAATACCTCGAGTGGGTCGAGCGCACGCAGCTCAGCTGAGGCACCCGCCCGCCTGAGGCATCCGCCCGCCGGAGGCATCCGCCCGCCTGGCCCGCCCCACCCGCCTCGCGCGCGCGCCATGCGCGCCCAGCGCGCCCATCTCGTCGTGCAGTATACTGGGATCCTCACTGGTTCAGGAAGCTGCCGATGACGTCTCGCCTCACGCTCGCGCGCCGCCGTAGCGCTGCCGCCATCGCCGGCGCCGTCGGCGCGGCGCTCCTCGCGGCGACCGGCGCGTCGCCGGTGTGGGCGGCGGCCGCGCCCCCGCCGGCCGCATCGTGGTCGGCGGTCGGCGGGTTCGGGATCGGCGACGGGCTCGAGGCCATGATCGACGAACAGACCGGACACGCCACGTTCGCACTGCCGGTCGCGGGGCTCCAACTCGGCTGGTCGTCGTCTCGCATCGGGTACGACCGGTACGCCCTCGGACCGGGCTGGCACCTGGTCGGCCTCCCCGCCGTCGACGTCATGGGCGGCGTCCGCGTGGCGCCGGCGAGCGGCGGATCGTACGAGGCCGACGCGAGCGCGCCGAGCGGCCTGCGCGGCTACCCGCAGGACGACGTGGTGTTCCGGCAGCAGCCGGGAACCCTCCCGGCCCGCTCCGACGGGCGGGCGCCGGCCCAGGTGTACGCCTTCACGCTCGCCGAGACCGGCGGCACCACGACCTACTTCAGCGCCGAGGGCGCACCGGTCGCCCGCGTCGACCGGTTCGGCGAACAGGAGCGCGGGGAGTGGGACGGGCCGAGGCTGCGGCGCATCGTGAGCCAGGTCGGCGTCGTCACCGAGCTCGACTGGTCGGACCCCGGCGCGATCGTCGTCACCGTGCGGGCCGGTGACGCCGGGGGCGGGACGACGCTCTCGGGCACGATCGAGCTCGACGGCGGCCGGGTCGGCGCCGTGGTCGATGCCGAAGGCGGCCGAACCGGCGTCAAGACCAGATCCGACGGACTCGTCTCGACCCTGCAGACCGTCGCCGGCAGTATGACGAACCTGACCTGGCGAACCCTGGCGACGGGTGCGCCCGCGGTCGAGCGGGTCGCCGTCGTCGATCAGCTCACCGGCGAAACGGTCAGCTCGCGCACCTGGGAACCCGTCTCGGGGGTGCCTGGCGCGACCGTCGGTCGGGCAGACGCCGCGAGCACCGAGCTGTTCGCACCGACCAGCTCGGAGACCTTCTCGACCGCGGTGGGCGACGGCGCCAGCCGGGTGCTCTCGCACTACGACCGCCACGGCCTGCTCGTCGAGCGTGAGCTCGAGGTGAGCACGCCCGCGGGCGCGATGACCGTGCAACGGCAGGCGTTCGCCTACCCCGACGCCGATGACCCGTTGGGCCGGCCGAAGGCCTTCCGCCTCCCGACCTCGACCGAGTCGACCTTCGTCGACGAGCACGGCGCGAGCCGCACGGTCGCCGAGGAGTTCACCTACGACGACCTCGGGCGGGTCACCGAGGCGTTCGACGGCACGCGGTACGAGTACAACGCGAGGAATCAGCCGGTCGCCGAGGTGCGCGCCGACGGCGCGCAGGTCGAGACCGCCTACTGGCCCGACCGGTCGCGCCGCGCGGTGCGGGCGGGTGAGGCGACGACGACGTTCTACTGGGACGACACCACGCTCGTCAACGAGGCGTTCGCCGCCGCGGGCGGTACCGCGATGGCCGCGTACCTGCTGGGCGCGACGCGGCACGCACGCACCGTGAGCGACGGCACCACGACCCGGACCGAGCACGTCGTGCACGACCGGCACGGCAGCGTGCGCGAGCTCACCGACGCCGAAGGCGCGGTGCGCACGAGCTACGACTACTCCGATTACGGCGTACCACGGGTGAGTGGGGCGGATGCCTCGGGAGGGACGGATGC is a genomic window of Agromyces protaetiae containing:
- a CDS encoding RHS repeat-associated core domain-containing protein; translation: MTSRLTLARRRSAAAIAGAVGAALLAATGASPVWAAAAPPPAASWSAVGGFGIGDGLEAMIDEQTGHATFALPVAGLQLGWSSSRIGYDRYALGPGWHLVGLPAVDVMGGVRVAPASGGSYEADASAPSGLRGYPQDDVVFRQQPGTLPARSDGRAPAQVYAFTLAETGGTTTYFSAEGAPVARVDRFGEQERGEWDGPRLRRIVSQVGVVTELDWSDPGAIVVTVRAGDAGGGTTLSGTIELDGGRVGAVVDAEGGRTGVKTRSDGLVSTLQTVAGSMTNLTWRTLATGAPAVERVAVVDQLTGETVSSRTWEPVSGVPGATVGRADAASTELFAPTSSETFSTAVGDGASRVLSHYDRHGLLVERELEVSTPAGAMTVQRQAFAYPDADDPLGRPKAFRLPTSTESTFVDEHGASRTVAEEFTYDDLGRVTEAFDGTRYEYNARNQPVAEVRADGAQVETAYWPDRSRRAVRAGEATTTFYWDDTTLVNEAFAAAGGTAMAAYLLGATRHARTVSDGTTTRTEHVVHDRHGSVRELTDAEGAVRTSYDYSDYGVPRVSGADASGGTDASGEADASGTAPFAGLGDAARNPFQFSGEHTDDRGRQYLQARVYDPHTLVFTSQDEADLLNRYWYGDANPIMRIDPSGRDAVQDFMHDWGSFIAGVVLLALGIASIAYTVGNSLALIGIGLEAIGAGFATARLIDDQFDDFMSDELNEGFGWGEIAMGVGAMFSSAAAGLQLSRYSENVLGWAGDQPAIIRLDNLRGDKLAVAMTKTIKSANTTRVEFVTFEQNDLVPGALLPERSVVMGSYNASNRTFFSEVPKPTFREVSMSNHEMLTEFAGLNLSRVPDPLTGHVPLQEIGHVSGGVISLPYRLVDESTGEWGKWTVHLAPDSGHFAAGNEGFFWSKGRKASIDKFFADRGFTVVWHKYDAYKPEMAALEDLNTKSIAGVRVQTLKDAD